A genomic segment from Lutzomyia longipalpis isolate SR_M1_2022 chromosome 3, ASM2433408v1 encodes:
- the LOC129792022 gene encoding uncharacterized protein LOC129792022 produces MFKLLVLACVLAMAAAKPGALLSYSAAAPALYSAYSAPLAYASPYSYAYNYNLRPFTYAAPYGYNSYGYYNSYRAPIAYNYPYSYIA; encoded by the exons ATGTTCAAGCTG ttgGTTCTCGCCTGTGTCTTGGCCATGGCCGCCGCTAAGCCTGGTGCTCTGCTGTCGTACTCTGCTGCTGCCCCAGCTCTCTACTCTGCCTACTCTGCCCCATTGGCCTATGCCAGCCCATACTCCTACGCCTACAACTACAACCTCCGACCCTTCACATATGCCGCCCCATACGGCTACAACTCCTATGGCTACTACAACAGCTACCGGGCCCCAATTGCCTACAACTACCCATACAGTTACATTGCATAA
- the LOC129791981 gene encoding uncharacterized protein LOC129791981 — MEDHSGMIFMHVPRSTTRSLKPRSVSPGDERPPNFYQDLNRRFCVRFSHEDLGYNGEEDSRSSSTDSNSSSGANRHSTDSDEGASNLELLCSGSETSGDSTATSKSPKLRLHRRSMSSIRRALKHFSLSSRSLSCGSATDPTAPTVPRKTTKKLSISFPQKSAEKSPPPKKILRQPVPYAYLKGMSGLPTQRVPRSTICSHYAHR; from the coding sequence atggaGGACCACAGTGGGATGATTTTTATGCACGTTCCAAGATCTACAACACGAAGCCTCAAACCAAGATCTGTCTCACCTGGTGATGAGAGACCACCGAATTTTTATCAGGATCTCAATCGACGTTTCTGTGTGCGATTCTCCCATGAGGATTTGGGTTACAACGGTGAGGAAGATTCACGGAGCTCGTCGACGGACTCAAATTCATCTTCAGGCGCCAATAGGCACTCTACGGACTCCGATGAAGGTGCATCGAATTTGGAGTTGCTGTGCAGTGGCAGCGAAACCAGCGGCGATTCAACGGCCACAAGCAAATCCCCAAAATTGCGACTCCATCGACGTTCCATGTCTTCCATCCGACGTGCCCTCAAGCACTTCTCACTCTCATCGCGTTCCCTATCGTGTGGCAGTGCAACGGACCCAACCGCACCCACTGTACCCAGGAAAACCACAAAGAAGCTCTCAATTTCATTCCCACAGAAGAGTGCGGAAAAATCACCACCACCCAAGAAAATCCTTCGTCAACCTGTGCCCTATGCCTATCTCAAGGGAATGTCCGGACTGCCAACCCAGAGGGTACCCCGTTCAACGATTTGTTCACACTACGCTCATCGGTAA
- the LOC129792009 gene encoding uncharacterized protein LOC129792009, translating to MKDDTSPLGGFFCTDYKYRLRYSLSLSVSLSSFSSEVQNFSINKCPVKEIKSHKMKVIAIFLLVAVAVVVAKPKPAVIAYSAPYVAAEPAATVVESTYHGVSAPLVASPYVSTYSAAYSAPLVAAPYAYAAYPYAAGAVYV from the exons ATGAAGGATGATACATCTCCattgggtggatttttttgcacCGACTATAAATATCGACTGAGGTATTCCTTATCATTGTCAGTATCGCTTAGCTCCTTCAGTAGTGAAGTGCAAAATTTCTCCATTAACAAGTGCCCTGTGAAGGAAATTAAATCACACAAAATGAAAGTT ATCGCCATCTTCCTCTTGGTTGCCGTAGCCGTTGTGGTGGCTAAACCTAAACCAGCCGTCATTGCTTACTCTGCACCGTATGTTGCTGCAGAACCTGCTGCCACGGTTGTTGAGAGCACCTACCACGGTGTATCAGCTCCTCTTGTGGCATCTCCCTACGTCTCGACCTATTCAGCTGCCTACTCTGCCCCACTTGTTGCTGCACCCTATGCCTATGCTGCCTATCCATATGCTGCGGGTGCGGTTTACGTGTAG
- the LOC129792021 gene encoding sulfur globule protein CV3-like produces the protein MFKLFVFACLLAVAAASGAGVVSTYAAAPSVVSPYSYSSPLAYTGYTGYPYAGVYGSPYTYGSYGTPYARSLAYSGYGGYYSGYPYGYKYVY, from the exons ATGTTCAAGCTT TTCGTGTTCGCTTGCCTTTTGGCCGTTGCTGCTGCCAGTGGTGCTGGTGTTGTCTCCACCTATGCCGCCGCCCCCTCTGTCGTGAGCCCCTACAGCTACAGTTCCCCACTCGCCTACACCGGATACACTGGCTACCCCTATGCTGGCGTCTATGGCTCCCCCTACACCTATGGCTCCTATGGTACCCCATATGCCCGCAGCCTTGCCTACTCTGGCTATGGTGGCTACTACAGTGGATACCCATATGGATACAAATACGTCTACTAA